A window of the Lactuca sativa cultivar Salinas chromosome 5, Lsat_Salinas_v11, whole genome shotgun sequence genome harbors these coding sequences:
- the LOC111886724 gene encoding ISWI chromatin-remodeling complex ATPase CHR11 isoform X6 produces the protein MARRSKSKDSTEESLSNSSEEEQVNDQEEEDEEELEAVARPVDSDEDENATPAVDATGEEQDDEEEDEQDDNDEANNEISHREKARLKEMQRLKRQKIQDILDQQNATIEADMNSKGKGRLKFLLQQTELFAHFAKSDASASQKKGKGKERGRHASKLTEEEEDEEYLKEEEAGAGHTRLLVQPSCITGKMRDYQLAGLNWMIRLYENGINGILADEMGLGKTLQTISLLGYLHEFRGITGPHMVVAPKSTLGNWMNEIKRFCPILRAVKFLGNPDERKYIREELLVAGKFDVCVTSFEMAIKEKTTLRRFSWRYIIIDEAHRIKNENSLLSKTMRIYNTNYRLLITGTPLQNNLHELWALLNFLLPEIFSSAETFDEWFQISGENDQEEVVQQLHKVLRPFLLRRLKSDVEKGLPPKKETILKVGMSQMQKQYYKALLQKDLEVVNAGGERKRLLNIAMQLRKCCNHPYLFQGAEPGPPYTTGDHLVTNAGKMVLLDKLLPKLKERDSRVLIFSQMTRLLDILEDYLMFRGYLYCRIDGNTGGEDRDASIDAFNKPGSEKFVFLLSTRAGGLGINLATADIVILYDSDWNPQVDLQAQDRAHRIGQKKEVQVFRFCTEYTIEEKVIERAYKKLALDALVIQQGRLAEQKTVNKDELLQMVRFGAEMVFSSKDSTITDEDIDRIIAKGEEATAELDAKMKKFTEDAIKFKMDDTADLYDFDDDKDENKVDFKKIVSDNWVEPPKRERKRNYSESEYFKQTMRQSGPARPKEPRIPRMPQLHDFQFFNTQRLSELYEKEVRYLMVAQQKNQVKDSIEVDEPEEVGDPLTAEEQEEKEKLLEEGFSTWSRRDFNTFIRACEKYGRSDVGSIASEMEGKSEEEVERYAAVFKERYKELNDYDRIIKNIERGEARISRKDEIMKAIGKKLDRYKNPWLELKIQYGQNKGKLYNEECDRFMICMVHKLGYGNWDELKAAFRTSPLFRFDWFVKSRTTQELARRCDTLIRLVERENQEYDERERQARKEKKLSKNSTPSKRAIARQTESPPSTIKKRKQSSMDDYVNSGKKGK, from the exons ATGGCAAGACGCTCCAAATCGAAGGACTCCACGGAGGAATCTCTGTCTAATTCGTCAGAGGAGGAGCAGGTCAATGACCAGGAGGAAGAAGACGAGGAGGAACTGGAAGCCGTTGCACGACCTGTTGATTCTGACGAAGATGAAAACGCCACACCCGCGGTTGACGCCACCGGTGAGGAGCAAGACGATGAGGAAGAAGACGAG CAGGATGACAATGATGAGGCCAACAATGAAATTAGTCATCGTGAAAAGGCAAGGTTAAAGGAGATGCAGAGGTTGAAGAGACAAAAGATACAAGACATACTTGATCAACAAAATGCTACTATTGAGGCTGATATG AATAGCAAGGGAAAGGGAAGATTGAAGTTCTTACTGCAGCAAACAGAACTATTTGCTCATTTTGCCAAAAGTGATGCATCTGCTTCTCAGaaaaagggaaagggaaaggaaag GGGTCGTCATGCTTCAAAGTTGActgaagaagaagaggatgaaGAGTATCTCAAAGAGGAAGAAGCTGGAGCAGGACATACACGTTTGTTGGTGCAGCCCTCTT GTATAACAGGGAAGATGAGAGATTATCAACTTGCTGGGTTAAATTGGATGATAAGACTATATGAGAATGGTATAAATGGAATTCTTGCAGATGAGATG gGACTTGGAAAAACTCTACAAACCATCTCATTACTTGGTTATTTGCATGAATTTAGAGGAATAACTGGACCCCACATGGTTGTGGCTCCTAAGTCTACACTTGGTAACTGGATGAATGAAATTAAACGTTTTTGCCCAATATTGCGTGCTGTAAAGTTTCTTGGTAATCCAGACGAAAGG AAATACATACGTGAAGAGCTACTTGTTGCTGGAAAGTTTGATGTATGTGTCACCAGTTTTGAAATGGCTATTAAAGAGAAGACTACCTTACGTCGATTTAGCTGGCGTTATATCATAATTGATGAAGCTCATAGAATTAAGAATGAAAATTCTCTTCTTTCAAAGACCATGAGAATTTACAATACCAATTATCGTCTCCTTATCACTGGCACACCACTTCAG AACAACCTTCATGAGCTTTGGGCACTGCTGAACTTTTTGCTACCTGAGATTTTTAGTTCTGCTGAAACCTTTGATGAGTGGTTTCAAATTTCTGGTGAAAATGATCAGGAAGAGGTTGTTCAACAGCTTCACAAG GTGCTAAGACCTTTTCTTCTAAGAAGATTGAAGTCAGATGTTGAGAAAGGTTTACCTCCTAAAAAAGAAACCATTCTCAAGGTTGGAATGTCTCAAATGCAAAAACAGTATTACAAGGCCTTACTGCAGAAAGATCTTGAGGTTGTGAATGCTGGAGGTGAGAGAAAGCGTCTGTTAAATATTGCAATGCAGCTCAGAAAATGCTGCAATCATCCATATCTGTTTCAAGGAGCTGAACCTGGTCCTCCTTATACTACTGGCGACCATCTTGTAACAAATGCAG GAAAAATGGTGCTTCTAGACAAGTTGCTTCCAAAATTGAAGGAACGTGATTCAAGGGTGTTGATATTCTCACAG ATGACAAGGCTGCTGGACATTCTAGAAGATTACTTGATGTTTCGTGGATATTTATACTGTCGTATTGATGGAAACACTGGAGGTGAAGATCGTGATGCCTCCATTGATGCTTTTAATAAGCCAGGAAGTGAAAAGTTTGTGTTTTTATTATCAACAAGAGCTGGAGGTCTTGGTATTAATCTTGCCACTGCAGATATAGTCATTTTGTATGACAGTGACTG GAATCCACAAGTGGATTTGCAAGCTCAGGATCGTGCTCATAGAATTGGGCAGAAGAAAGAAGTTCAAGTGTTCCGATTTTGCACTGAG TACACTATAGAGGAGAAAGTCATTGAAAGAGCTTATAAAAAGCTTGCACTTGATGCTTTGGTTATTCAACAAGGACGTTTAGCAGAGCAAAAGA ctgTAAACAAAGATGAGCTGCTACAAATGGTTAGGTTTGGTGCTGAAATGGTATTCAGTTCAAAGGACAGCACAATCACAGATGAAGATATTGACAGAATCATTGCTAAGGGAGAAGAGGCAACTGCTGAACTTGATGCCAAGATGAAAAAGTTCACAGAAGATGCAATCAAGTTCAAAATGGACGACA CTGCTGATTTGTATGATTTTGATGATGACAAG GATGAGAACAAGGTTGACTTTAAGAAGATTGTGAGTGATAATTGGGTGGAGCCTCCAAAAAGAGAGAGGAAGCGCaa CTACTCAGAATCAGAATACTTCAAGCAAACAATGCGCCAAAGTGGTCCTGCAAGGCCAAAGGAGCCTAGGATTCCTCGCATGCCACAATT GCATGACTTCCAGTTCTTTAACACTCAGAGGCTAAGTGAGCTCTATGAGAAAGAAGTGCGGTATCTCATGGTG GCACAGCAGAAGAATCAAGTGAAAGACTCCATAGAAGTTGATGAGCCAGAAG AGGTGGGAGATCCTTTGACTGCTGAAGAGCAAGAAGAAAAAGAGAAACTACTGGAAGAA GGATTCTCAACATGGAGTAGGAGAGACTTCAATACTTTCATTAGGGCTTGTGAGAAGTATGGTAGGAGTGATGTGGGTAGTATTGCTTCTGAAATGGAAGGCAAATCAGAAGAGGAAGTTGAAAGATACGCTGCAGTGTTTAAGGAAAGATACAAGGAACTGAATG ATTATGATAGAATAATTAAGAATATTGAAAGAGGGGAGGCTAGAATTTCTCGTAAAGATGAAATAATGAAAGCAATTGGAAAGAAATTAGACCGTTACAAAAATCCTTGGCTGGAGCTCAAAATCCAATACGGTCAGAACAAAGGCAAGCTCTACAATGAGGAATGTGATCGGTTCATG ATTTGCATGGTTCACAAACTTGGGTATGGAAACTGGGACGAATTGAAGGCTGCATTTAGAACATCACCTTTGTTCAGATTTGATTGGTTTGTTAAGTCACGAACCACTCAAGAACTTGCAAGGAGATGTGATACTCTCATTCGATTGGTGGAGAGGGAAAATCAAGAGTAtgatgagagagagagacaggCTCGTAAAGAAAAGAAACTTTCCAAG AACTCAACGCCATCAAAGCGGGCCATAGCAAGGCAAACAGAGAGTCCACCTTCTACTATAAAGAAGCGAAAGCAATCATCAATGGATGACTATGTTAACTCG GGAAAGAAGGGCAAATGA
- the LOC111886724 gene encoding ISWI chromatin-remodeling complex ATPase CHR11 isoform X1, producing MARRSKSKDSTEESLSNSSEEEQVNDQEEEDEEELEAVARPVDSDEDENATPAVDATGEEQDDEEEDEQDDNDEANNEISHREKARLKEMQRLKRQKIQDILDQQNATIEADMNSKGKGRLKFLLQQTELFAHFAKSDASASQKKGKGKERGRHASKLTEEEEDEEYLKEEEAGAGHTRLLVQPSCITGKMRDYQLAGLNWMIRLYENGINGILADEMGLGKTLQTISLLGYLHEFRGITGPHMVVAPKSTLGNWMNEIKRFCPILRAVKFLGNPDERKYIREELLVAGKFDVCVTSFEMAIKEKTTLRRFSWRYIIIDEAHRIKNENSLLSKTMRIYNTNYRLLITGTPLQNNLHELWALLNFLLPEIFSSAETFDEWFQISGENDQEEVVQQLHKVLRPFLLRRLKSDVEKGLPPKKETILKVGMSQMQKQYYKALLQKDLEVVNAGGERKRLLNIAMQLRKCCNHPYLFQGAEPGPPYTTGDHLVTNAGKMVLLDKLLPKLKERDSRVLIFSQMTRLLDILEDYLMFRGYLYCRIDGNTGGEDRDASIDAFNKPGSEKFVFLLSTRAGGLGINLATADIVILYDSDWNPQVDLQAQDRAHRIGQKKEVQVFRFCTEYTIEEKVIERAYKKLALDALVIQQGRLAEQKTVNKDELLQMVRFGAEMVFSSKDSTITDEDIDRIIAKGEEATAELDAKMKKFTEDAIKFKMDDTADLYDFDDDKDENKVDFKKIVSDNWVEPPKRERKRNYSESEYFKQTMRQSGPARPKEPRIPRMPQLHDFQFFNTQRLSELYEKEVRYLMVQAQQKNQVKDSIEVDEPEVEVGDPLTAEEQEEKEKLLEEGFSTWSRRDFNTFIRACEKYGRSDVGSIASEMEGKSEEEVERYAAVFKERYKELNDYDRIIKNIERGEARISRKDEIMKAIGKKLDRYKNPWLELKIQYGQNKGKLYNEECDRFMICMVHKLGYGNWDELKAAFRTSPLFRFDWFVKSRTTQELARRCDTLIRLVERENQEYDERERQARKEKKLSKNSTPSKRAIARQTESPPSTIKKRKQSSMDDYVNSGKKGK from the exons ATGGCAAGACGCTCCAAATCGAAGGACTCCACGGAGGAATCTCTGTCTAATTCGTCAGAGGAGGAGCAGGTCAATGACCAGGAGGAAGAAGACGAGGAGGAACTGGAAGCCGTTGCACGACCTGTTGATTCTGACGAAGATGAAAACGCCACACCCGCGGTTGACGCCACCGGTGAGGAGCAAGACGATGAGGAAGAAGACGAG CAGGATGACAATGATGAGGCCAACAATGAAATTAGTCATCGTGAAAAGGCAAGGTTAAAGGAGATGCAGAGGTTGAAGAGACAAAAGATACAAGACATACTTGATCAACAAAATGCTACTATTGAGGCTGATATG AATAGCAAGGGAAAGGGAAGATTGAAGTTCTTACTGCAGCAAACAGAACTATTTGCTCATTTTGCCAAAAGTGATGCATCTGCTTCTCAGaaaaagggaaagggaaaggaaag GGGTCGTCATGCTTCAAAGTTGActgaagaagaagaggatgaaGAGTATCTCAAAGAGGAAGAAGCTGGAGCAGGACATACACGTTTGTTGGTGCAGCCCTCTT GTATAACAGGGAAGATGAGAGATTATCAACTTGCTGGGTTAAATTGGATGATAAGACTATATGAGAATGGTATAAATGGAATTCTTGCAGATGAGATG gGACTTGGAAAAACTCTACAAACCATCTCATTACTTGGTTATTTGCATGAATTTAGAGGAATAACTGGACCCCACATGGTTGTGGCTCCTAAGTCTACACTTGGTAACTGGATGAATGAAATTAAACGTTTTTGCCCAATATTGCGTGCTGTAAAGTTTCTTGGTAATCCAGACGAAAGG AAATACATACGTGAAGAGCTACTTGTTGCTGGAAAGTTTGATGTATGTGTCACCAGTTTTGAAATGGCTATTAAAGAGAAGACTACCTTACGTCGATTTAGCTGGCGTTATATCATAATTGATGAAGCTCATAGAATTAAGAATGAAAATTCTCTTCTTTCAAAGACCATGAGAATTTACAATACCAATTATCGTCTCCTTATCACTGGCACACCACTTCAG AACAACCTTCATGAGCTTTGGGCACTGCTGAACTTTTTGCTACCTGAGATTTTTAGTTCTGCTGAAACCTTTGATGAGTGGTTTCAAATTTCTGGTGAAAATGATCAGGAAGAGGTTGTTCAACAGCTTCACAAG GTGCTAAGACCTTTTCTTCTAAGAAGATTGAAGTCAGATGTTGAGAAAGGTTTACCTCCTAAAAAAGAAACCATTCTCAAGGTTGGAATGTCTCAAATGCAAAAACAGTATTACAAGGCCTTACTGCAGAAAGATCTTGAGGTTGTGAATGCTGGAGGTGAGAGAAAGCGTCTGTTAAATATTGCAATGCAGCTCAGAAAATGCTGCAATCATCCATATCTGTTTCAAGGAGCTGAACCTGGTCCTCCTTATACTACTGGCGACCATCTTGTAACAAATGCAG GAAAAATGGTGCTTCTAGACAAGTTGCTTCCAAAATTGAAGGAACGTGATTCAAGGGTGTTGATATTCTCACAG ATGACAAGGCTGCTGGACATTCTAGAAGATTACTTGATGTTTCGTGGATATTTATACTGTCGTATTGATGGAAACACTGGAGGTGAAGATCGTGATGCCTCCATTGATGCTTTTAATAAGCCAGGAAGTGAAAAGTTTGTGTTTTTATTATCAACAAGAGCTGGAGGTCTTGGTATTAATCTTGCCACTGCAGATATAGTCATTTTGTATGACAGTGACTG GAATCCACAAGTGGATTTGCAAGCTCAGGATCGTGCTCATAGAATTGGGCAGAAGAAAGAAGTTCAAGTGTTCCGATTTTGCACTGAG TACACTATAGAGGAGAAAGTCATTGAAAGAGCTTATAAAAAGCTTGCACTTGATGCTTTGGTTATTCAACAAGGACGTTTAGCAGAGCAAAAGA ctgTAAACAAAGATGAGCTGCTACAAATGGTTAGGTTTGGTGCTGAAATGGTATTCAGTTCAAAGGACAGCACAATCACAGATGAAGATATTGACAGAATCATTGCTAAGGGAGAAGAGGCAACTGCTGAACTTGATGCCAAGATGAAAAAGTTCACAGAAGATGCAATCAAGTTCAAAATGGACGACA CTGCTGATTTGTATGATTTTGATGATGACAAG GATGAGAACAAGGTTGACTTTAAGAAGATTGTGAGTGATAATTGGGTGGAGCCTCCAAAAAGAGAGAGGAAGCGCaa CTACTCAGAATCAGAATACTTCAAGCAAACAATGCGCCAAAGTGGTCCTGCAAGGCCAAAGGAGCCTAGGATTCCTCGCATGCCACAATT GCATGACTTCCAGTTCTTTAACACTCAGAGGCTAAGTGAGCTCTATGAGAAAGAAGTGCGGTATCTCATGGTG CAGGCACAGCAGAAGAATCAAGTGAAAGACTCCATAGAAGTTGATGAGCCAGAAG TAGAGGTGGGAGATCCTTTGACTGCTGAAGAGCAAGAAGAAAAAGAGAAACTACTGGAAGAA GGATTCTCAACATGGAGTAGGAGAGACTTCAATACTTTCATTAGGGCTTGTGAGAAGTATGGTAGGAGTGATGTGGGTAGTATTGCTTCTGAAATGGAAGGCAAATCAGAAGAGGAAGTTGAAAGATACGCTGCAGTGTTTAAGGAAAGATACAAGGAACTGAATG ATTATGATAGAATAATTAAGAATATTGAAAGAGGGGAGGCTAGAATTTCTCGTAAAGATGAAATAATGAAAGCAATTGGAAAGAAATTAGACCGTTACAAAAATCCTTGGCTGGAGCTCAAAATCCAATACGGTCAGAACAAAGGCAAGCTCTACAATGAGGAATGTGATCGGTTCATG ATTTGCATGGTTCACAAACTTGGGTATGGAAACTGGGACGAATTGAAGGCTGCATTTAGAACATCACCTTTGTTCAGATTTGATTGGTTTGTTAAGTCACGAACCACTCAAGAACTTGCAAGGAGATGTGATACTCTCATTCGATTGGTGGAGAGGGAAAATCAAGAGTAtgatgagagagagagacaggCTCGTAAAGAAAAGAAACTTTCCAAG AACTCAACGCCATCAAAGCGGGCCATAGCAAGGCAAACAGAGAGTCCACCTTCTACTATAAAGAAGCGAAAGCAATCATCAATGGATGACTATGTTAACTCG GGAAAGAAGGGCAAATGA
- the LOC111886724 gene encoding ISWI chromatin-remodeling complex ATPase CHR11 isoform X2 gives MARRSKSKDSTEESLSNSSEEEQVNDQEEEDEEELEAVARPVDSDEDENATPAVDATGEEQDDEEEDEDDNDEANNEISHREKARLKEMQRLKRQKIQDILDQQNATIEADMNSKGKGRLKFLLQQTELFAHFAKSDASASQKKGKGKERGRHASKLTEEEEDEEYLKEEEAGAGHTRLLVQPSCITGKMRDYQLAGLNWMIRLYENGINGILADEMGLGKTLQTISLLGYLHEFRGITGPHMVVAPKSTLGNWMNEIKRFCPILRAVKFLGNPDERKYIREELLVAGKFDVCVTSFEMAIKEKTTLRRFSWRYIIIDEAHRIKNENSLLSKTMRIYNTNYRLLITGTPLQNNLHELWALLNFLLPEIFSSAETFDEWFQISGENDQEEVVQQLHKVLRPFLLRRLKSDVEKGLPPKKETILKVGMSQMQKQYYKALLQKDLEVVNAGGERKRLLNIAMQLRKCCNHPYLFQGAEPGPPYTTGDHLVTNAGKMVLLDKLLPKLKERDSRVLIFSQMTRLLDILEDYLMFRGYLYCRIDGNTGGEDRDASIDAFNKPGSEKFVFLLSTRAGGLGINLATADIVILYDSDWNPQVDLQAQDRAHRIGQKKEVQVFRFCTEYTIEEKVIERAYKKLALDALVIQQGRLAEQKTVNKDELLQMVRFGAEMVFSSKDSTITDEDIDRIIAKGEEATAELDAKMKKFTEDAIKFKMDDTADLYDFDDDKDENKVDFKKIVSDNWVEPPKRERKRNYSESEYFKQTMRQSGPARPKEPRIPRMPQLHDFQFFNTQRLSELYEKEVRYLMVQAQQKNQVKDSIEVDEPEVEVGDPLTAEEQEEKEKLLEEGFSTWSRRDFNTFIRACEKYGRSDVGSIASEMEGKSEEEVERYAAVFKERYKELNDYDRIIKNIERGEARISRKDEIMKAIGKKLDRYKNPWLELKIQYGQNKGKLYNEECDRFMICMVHKLGYGNWDELKAAFRTSPLFRFDWFVKSRTTQELARRCDTLIRLVERENQEYDERERQARKEKKLSKNSTPSKRAIARQTESPPSTIKKRKQSSMDDYVNSGKKGK, from the exons ATGGCAAGACGCTCCAAATCGAAGGACTCCACGGAGGAATCTCTGTCTAATTCGTCAGAGGAGGAGCAGGTCAATGACCAGGAGGAAGAAGACGAGGAGGAACTGGAAGCCGTTGCACGACCTGTTGATTCTGACGAAGATGAAAACGCCACACCCGCGGTTGACGCCACCGGTGAGGAGCAAGACGATGAGGAAGAAGACGAG GATGACAATGATGAGGCCAACAATGAAATTAGTCATCGTGAAAAGGCAAGGTTAAAGGAGATGCAGAGGTTGAAGAGACAAAAGATACAAGACATACTTGATCAACAAAATGCTACTATTGAGGCTGATATG AATAGCAAGGGAAAGGGAAGATTGAAGTTCTTACTGCAGCAAACAGAACTATTTGCTCATTTTGCCAAAAGTGATGCATCTGCTTCTCAGaaaaagggaaagggaaaggaaag GGGTCGTCATGCTTCAAAGTTGActgaagaagaagaggatgaaGAGTATCTCAAAGAGGAAGAAGCTGGAGCAGGACATACACGTTTGTTGGTGCAGCCCTCTT GTATAACAGGGAAGATGAGAGATTATCAACTTGCTGGGTTAAATTGGATGATAAGACTATATGAGAATGGTATAAATGGAATTCTTGCAGATGAGATG gGACTTGGAAAAACTCTACAAACCATCTCATTACTTGGTTATTTGCATGAATTTAGAGGAATAACTGGACCCCACATGGTTGTGGCTCCTAAGTCTACACTTGGTAACTGGATGAATGAAATTAAACGTTTTTGCCCAATATTGCGTGCTGTAAAGTTTCTTGGTAATCCAGACGAAAGG AAATACATACGTGAAGAGCTACTTGTTGCTGGAAAGTTTGATGTATGTGTCACCAGTTTTGAAATGGCTATTAAAGAGAAGACTACCTTACGTCGATTTAGCTGGCGTTATATCATAATTGATGAAGCTCATAGAATTAAGAATGAAAATTCTCTTCTTTCAAAGACCATGAGAATTTACAATACCAATTATCGTCTCCTTATCACTGGCACACCACTTCAG AACAACCTTCATGAGCTTTGGGCACTGCTGAACTTTTTGCTACCTGAGATTTTTAGTTCTGCTGAAACCTTTGATGAGTGGTTTCAAATTTCTGGTGAAAATGATCAGGAAGAGGTTGTTCAACAGCTTCACAAG GTGCTAAGACCTTTTCTTCTAAGAAGATTGAAGTCAGATGTTGAGAAAGGTTTACCTCCTAAAAAAGAAACCATTCTCAAGGTTGGAATGTCTCAAATGCAAAAACAGTATTACAAGGCCTTACTGCAGAAAGATCTTGAGGTTGTGAATGCTGGAGGTGAGAGAAAGCGTCTGTTAAATATTGCAATGCAGCTCAGAAAATGCTGCAATCATCCATATCTGTTTCAAGGAGCTGAACCTGGTCCTCCTTATACTACTGGCGACCATCTTGTAACAAATGCAG GAAAAATGGTGCTTCTAGACAAGTTGCTTCCAAAATTGAAGGAACGTGATTCAAGGGTGTTGATATTCTCACAG ATGACAAGGCTGCTGGACATTCTAGAAGATTACTTGATGTTTCGTGGATATTTATACTGTCGTATTGATGGAAACACTGGAGGTGAAGATCGTGATGCCTCCATTGATGCTTTTAATAAGCCAGGAAGTGAAAAGTTTGTGTTTTTATTATCAACAAGAGCTGGAGGTCTTGGTATTAATCTTGCCACTGCAGATATAGTCATTTTGTATGACAGTGACTG GAATCCACAAGTGGATTTGCAAGCTCAGGATCGTGCTCATAGAATTGGGCAGAAGAAAGAAGTTCAAGTGTTCCGATTTTGCACTGAG TACACTATAGAGGAGAAAGTCATTGAAAGAGCTTATAAAAAGCTTGCACTTGATGCTTTGGTTATTCAACAAGGACGTTTAGCAGAGCAAAAGA ctgTAAACAAAGATGAGCTGCTACAAATGGTTAGGTTTGGTGCTGAAATGGTATTCAGTTCAAAGGACAGCACAATCACAGATGAAGATATTGACAGAATCATTGCTAAGGGAGAAGAGGCAACTGCTGAACTTGATGCCAAGATGAAAAAGTTCACAGAAGATGCAATCAAGTTCAAAATGGACGACA CTGCTGATTTGTATGATTTTGATGATGACAAG GATGAGAACAAGGTTGACTTTAAGAAGATTGTGAGTGATAATTGGGTGGAGCCTCCAAAAAGAGAGAGGAAGCGCaa CTACTCAGAATCAGAATACTTCAAGCAAACAATGCGCCAAAGTGGTCCTGCAAGGCCAAAGGAGCCTAGGATTCCTCGCATGCCACAATT GCATGACTTCCAGTTCTTTAACACTCAGAGGCTAAGTGAGCTCTATGAGAAAGAAGTGCGGTATCTCATGGTG CAGGCACAGCAGAAGAATCAAGTGAAAGACTCCATAGAAGTTGATGAGCCAGAAG TAGAGGTGGGAGATCCTTTGACTGCTGAAGAGCAAGAAGAAAAAGAGAAACTACTGGAAGAA GGATTCTCAACATGGAGTAGGAGAGACTTCAATACTTTCATTAGGGCTTGTGAGAAGTATGGTAGGAGTGATGTGGGTAGTATTGCTTCTGAAATGGAAGGCAAATCAGAAGAGGAAGTTGAAAGATACGCTGCAGTGTTTAAGGAAAGATACAAGGAACTGAATG ATTATGATAGAATAATTAAGAATATTGAAAGAGGGGAGGCTAGAATTTCTCGTAAAGATGAAATAATGAAAGCAATTGGAAAGAAATTAGACCGTTACAAAAATCCTTGGCTGGAGCTCAAAATCCAATACGGTCAGAACAAAGGCAAGCTCTACAATGAGGAATGTGATCGGTTCATG ATTTGCATGGTTCACAAACTTGGGTATGGAAACTGGGACGAATTGAAGGCTGCATTTAGAACATCACCTTTGTTCAGATTTGATTGGTTTGTTAAGTCACGAACCACTCAAGAACTTGCAAGGAGATGTGATACTCTCATTCGATTGGTGGAGAGGGAAAATCAAGAGTAtgatgagagagagagacaggCTCGTAAAGAAAAGAAACTTTCCAAG AACTCAACGCCATCAAAGCGGGCCATAGCAAGGCAAACAGAGAGTCCACCTTCTACTATAAAGAAGCGAAAGCAATCATCAATGGATGACTATGTTAACTCG GGAAAGAAGGGCAAATGA